The Primulina tabacum isolate GXHZ01 chromosome 10, ASM2559414v2, whole genome shotgun sequence region TCGCTGTTCAACTTGTTAAGGTAATTTCTGTGTCTGGAAACTGTTAAATATGTTGTGTATATATACATCAAACAACAAGGATTTTGCAATGCTCTCATGATTGGATAACCAAATCATTGACAAGTATATGGTCCGATGACTTGAATAGGGGAGAGGTTGGTAAATGGATTGCTTTCATTGCAGTTGTATTAAGGCTTTTCTTCCCCCGATATATCCCAGGTAACAAGTAGGTCGTCTTGGTTATTTTCTCTCTCTTTTCTGTCCTAATACTATGTAAAAGTGAAACCATTGGTCTAACTCTACAATGGTATCAGACTGGCTGGAGATGCCTGCAGGTTCACTGATCCTTCTATTGGTAGTTGCCCCGGATTTCTTCGCTCACACGCTGAGAGGGAACTGGATCGGAGCAGCAATATGTCTTGATATTGGATGTGTGCTCGCagtaaaatagtttttttttactttcttGAATAGAATTCTATGTCAAAAGAAACTTCGAACTGCAATATGGCGTAAATATGTAGGAGATTGTGCATAGTTTCTGTGTCTCAAAAAGTTGTTTTGACGGTATAGTTATTACTCACGGGAAGGAGAGTGCGCGTTATAACTTCTCTTCCTTGTACAGAAACATGTATCTTATGACACAAGCATAGATATACGTGTGTGTGGTGTAGATGTAGACACAATGACTGTTTTATTGGATTTTCTATAGTTGTTTCAggcacaaaataattaaatatgatCTTTTCATTGATCGAAGGCAAAGTTGACGAGGCTTTGGAGATATTTAAAAGAATGCCAGAAGCTGCTGTGCAGCCTGAGAAAGCTTAAGCTACATGCAATGTTTTGATTGAAATATGTAGCACAAGAGGGGAAACATGGGCAATGATGACAATCCTTCTATACATGAAGGAAAACTCCGTCGTCCTCCGGTATCCTGTGTATCAGAAAGCGCAAGGAAACCTTTAAAATGGCTGGGGAAAGTGATTTTCTCCTCAGGCAAGTTAACCAGCAGTTTAACAATGATGATGTCTTGAACCAGGGATGTATCTAAGATTTTTTTCTTGGGGGCTTCACGTCTGAATTATAGAAAATCGAAAGTTTGAAAAATCTAACacttttatttcaaaataatataagCATAAACAAAGTAATATTCGCAATTTACGtcaacaaaattatatatattactttAGACGCAATCTGCGATTTTTTCAAAAGATTCAACTTATCAATTATCTACTCAAAATCAATATCACCAGCAATCTATctcaatataaaaatcatagcATTGTTAAGATATTCTTGAATATCTATTTTGTTGAGAAATTAGGTCTTGAGAAACGCAATTACAGTAAATCAATATCGTAGTTCTCAAAAGATTAATGAAGTAGTATAATGTTTTAATGGATGCAAAAGGCCGAATATGAACAAATGAACGCACCACGGAGTATAGTGTCCTTAAAACAAATTTGTCTCCTTTGGTATGTGCTTCGAGAATCAAGTTGGACGATTGTTTCTCAAGATACAAAGAGACAACCAGTAGCAACCTAGCACAAAGGTACTACGACGATGAACTAAAGAAGTATCTGAACTTTATCATGAGTTGGAGCAGAGTAACATAATGTAGAGACAAGAAGAGAAATGGAAGTAATATGTTAGTTTTAGAGATGTTTGAAGgactcaagactgcttttataTTTAAGCACTTGAGTTCCACATAGACAGTCAAGCACACAAGTCAAACTTTTTCCAATGCAAATCGAGCTCTTGATTTGTTCGATTATTTATGTTGCTACTGATCTATCGATCGGGTAAAAGTTAGGtccataaaatttatatttttattttcatacgtttcttttttggaataaatttacataatcgttaataaattgataattataacTATTACTTTTTTAGTATCTTTGGTTCTTAATAATAATAGAATATCAACTTGATTATTTGATTTTTGGGGAAGATAATGGagtaaatataaattttgaataattCGATTATAGACTATTTATTTCCAAAATCCATCGGGTTTCGGATATGGGCTTGGTTAGATTTTATGTGGCGACACGCTTGCCTTATCAGACAACTGTCCCACGCCAGCCACCCCACCCCTTTTTCGGATTATCCGTaaatgaaaacaaaaacaaTCCAACCACGTCATCTCGTGCTAGTTATCCTGTACTCCTCGTCTATTAATCTTTTATTGTGGACCCGTATCTCCAATTCCCATTTTTATCTTACATAGGCGAAATTGCACTTCAGTCCAGTTTTTATTACATTAATTATTTAGAttagaaaataatttatttatttaaatcacTCATGCATTAAACACTTCTAAAATTCATGATTGccttttgaaaataaatttggTCGCAAACCCTTTTGGAacgaatttataattaaaaaaaatcaaatttcaataCAAATAAATACTATTGAATGACTCtgggaaaagaaaaaaaaggatATTGTTCCtctaataaaaatttcaaaatgtaCATAATATATGCATAGGGTGTTAATGCAATTTTCGAGTAATCAGGCGGTGCAATACGCCCTGCCGTAGACAATAATTCTTCCACATTTTTCATAGGGCTATTTATTATCACAGGTTTCACGTAGTCGAATCGCCGCAGCAAAAGTTTTCCCGAATCTTCGCATGTTAATCATCGTCAATGGCGTTCAAGAAGTCGTTAACCAAACGCCTGTTCAACATATCAAGAATCCCAACCCCGTTCCTAACAAATTGTCGTGTTTCCTCATCATCAATGGCTGTGAAAGCAGCCGCGTTTCATCGTCGAGAAACGCTTGATAAACTAGACCATGATCCGGGAGACGACACCGTTTTCAGGAGATGCTTCCACCGCATCTCGGCGTCTGCCGCGTCTCCTGAACTGGGGTTTTTTCCCACCGGAGAAAGGCTCTTGGACAAGCTTCGGGGGATGGACATTGTGAAAGAGCGGATCAGGATTGGTGAAGTGTCGCCGCCGAAGGAGATGGTGACGGAGGTGGACACGAAAAAAGTCCTCTTGGTTTCGCAGATTGAGATTTTGAAATCTAGGCTGAGGAAGATTGAAAAGGGTTGTGTTTCTTATTCGGAGTTCTTGCAGATTTGTGTTCAAGAATGCCCGAGCTATGATCATGGGATTAAATTTGCTAAATTGCTTGATGAAtcgggggctgttcttgttctTGGAAAATTTGTCTTCCTCAGGCCCGAACAGGTTGGTTTTTTTtgttctttctttcttcttcgtcttgtaatttattttaaaccaCACCATGTGTTCAATGATTTTTTATGGCTTTCTTGGAATTAGAAGTAGTTGGGCTAGatcaaaattgatttttttttattttatattttcaagatttaattTGGAGATCTGAGAACTGATTAGCTTTTTTATGATGTGTGTTGTGTTTCAGTGTTCTTCAACAGGAAAGTGAAATGAACCAAGATCTCTTAATACGAGATGGTGACTTTTATTTGGAGTGGATCACTGCTCAATGCATCAGGATTTTAAACTGATgttaattctttaaaaaaagCCTGGTCGGTCTGCAAGAGATGATTTCCcatgatttgagctgaaaaaatgttatttaaggGAAATACtagaaaaattcgaaacattttttttttccggcCCCTTGCACGCCTTTGTCTTGGCAGCAATCATTTACGTGACATAAAATTACACCTCTTATTGCACTAAAGGGGGGCTGAACTCTTCAATCAAAAAATTTGAACATTTTGTGTAATTTTTCAAAATGTGCTGCTTCACATGTTAAGATGCATTGAGCTGGCAGTTAAACACGTTTCTTGCCCTCCACAGAATTTGTAGGTCCGCTCCTGGTCGAGGGTTTGCGAAGTCTTGTATGATTAGTGAGAAGGATCGAATTTGTTTTTAtgagtttcttttttttttttttttttgaggagGGAAAGCGAATAGAGGAGGTGGAAAGAGCatccaacttcaattcctttttatTTCATCTTCTATTGATGGATTAACGTAAGACTCTGTTGAAAAATGACGGTGAATGGAGTGCAAGATCTTGCTCATCTCTAGTTTAAGCTTTTTCTGAGGGAAAAGTCAAAAGAGATTGATGCGGTGGCTAGTATTTGGTGTCAAACACTCGCATAGATGTGATCTTGACAATGTAGGCTAGCTTTTTGACTAGTACACTTTTTGGTGACAGAGAGGTTAGCTGAGAAGGGAATTGAAGGTAGGAGGATCTGAAAATTTATTAGTAATGAATGACTAAGAATATCTTGTCCTAAACTTGAATGGCTCAttaaaaatgatcatatctGAAACACAGAGGTGAACTGAATCCAAGTTTACCCAAATCTTGTGTACCTTTTCATATGATACAGGTGATGAAAGCCATCCAAGGCCTAATCCATTCACCTGCAGCCCACAACCCAAGCGATCCAACAATGAAGGAGCTCCAAGAAATGGAGAAGCGAAAGTCAGCCATCAATGAGAAAGCAGAACAGCTTGTGAGACGTGAGCTCTTCTGTGGATTAGCCTGTTTGGTCATCCAGACAGCTGCGCTCATGAGGCTGACGTTCTGGGAACTTACATGGGACGTAATGGAACCTATCTGCTTCTATGGTACGTCTATATACTTCATAGGCAGATATGGCTTCTTCCTAAGAACCTCCAGAGAGCCCTCATTCCAAGGGTTTTTCGAGAGCCGGTTTATCACCAAGCAGAGGCAATTGATGAAGCTTCAGAATTTTGATGTCGAGAGGTATAATGAGCTCAAGAAAGCTTGCTATCCTGATCCAATGGCACCCCAAGAACATCTGAGAACGTAGAAGTTCTGATCTTTTCTGAGATGTCGACATACAAATTTTTTGAGAAAGAATTGAGCGAAGTACAGTTTTGGTTTTTAACTTTTTATATTTAGATACTCAAAAGAGATGTATTTCTCGGCGGCAATGTCATCACCAATGTATTAAATTGAGGCTTTTTTAGTGTTGAATTGAATTCGAGTTATCTAATTCTTCTTTTGTGCTGCATGTTATTCTACTACTGTGTTTTGCACGTGTTCTTTGGAATGAatgtattttgaacatttcgtTAATGTAATCGAAGATGGTAGCGTATTTATAAACGTTCCAAGCAATTGGATTGGCAATAAATAATAGAGAACGTATTGTTTTAGTAAGATTTATGTTATTGGAATGGTACTCAGCGAAGTGCTCGTCGAGGAAATACACAACTCTGTCAAGTTTTGTAAGAGACCGAAGATTCGAACCCCAGccctctttaatttttttttatggggCAGAGGATTCAGACCTTGAccctaatttaaattttttcaagGGGCCGGAAATCCAAACCCCCGCCGCtgcttaaatattttttaaaatttttttgtaaGGCCGaggattcaaattctgaaaaattttgGTTTGTTTACttgaaataaatcattttcaGTGAACATCAATATCCATCCTTAGATACACTTTTGAGGTAATTAGAGGTTTGCAAAAATGAGATACTTAATATTTACTAGTATATGTGATGTGAGATCTGAACCAGCCTACCCTACTGCTGAGAATTTTCACTGTATCCAAACGCCAGAATTTAGACAAGATACACCAGCTATGAGAATTAGAATAATCCGTACATAAAATGAATATATATGATCATTACACATGACAAATATGAGAGATATGTGCTAATCCAACAATGAAGTATTTATCAAATTGCACCTATAAGCCTTTCTTATACATTATCAGCATCAATACTCTACATAGTTTAACAGCATCAAGCACATCCATCAGGAAAACATACCAATATCCTGATCCGTGCTGCCGGGATGATTAATGATCCTACGTAGAATCAACGTCCTAGCCATCCTCGTTTCTTGAGTGCACTTATTTGCATGGTGACTCAAGTCATGAATCGTCTTGATAAAGCCATCAACTTCTTTTCTGATCTCCTTCATCGCTATCACCACCATCTCGTCATCTTCCCTCACCACGAATTCGGCATTTCCCAATAGAGATTCAATCTTGATTCGAAATTTCTCGACTAGAATCCTTATGCTGTCCAAATCTTTGATGATGATGTAACTCCCAATCTGCATTGAACTAATGAGCTCTCTCTGCCTCATCAAATCCTTCTCACAGTTTTTCCAAATTGAGTTGAGCCATTTTCCCATTGACCCTAAAGGCACAGCCGCAGCTGCAGCCAGAGCCACCACCACTGGTGGGGCAGTGACAGCTGCCGCCACCACTGAGCAAATCAAAACCGAAACGAAAGCCGACA contains the following coding sequences:
- the LOC142506192 gene encoding calcium uniporter protein 3, mitochondrial-like is translated as MAFKKSLTKRLFNISRIPTPFLTNCRVSSSSMAVKAAAFHRRETLDKLDHDPGDDTVFRRCFHRISASAASPELGFFPTGERLLDKLRGMDIVKERIRIGEVSPPKEMVTEVDTKKVLLVSQIEILKSRLRKIEKGCVSYSEFLQICVQECPSYDHGIKFAKLLDESGAVLVLGKFVFLRPEQVMKAIQGLIHSPAAHNPSDPTMKELQEMEKRKSAINEKAEQLVRRELFCGLACLVIQTAALMRLTFWELTWDVMEPICFYGTSIYFIGRYGFFLRTSREPSFQGFFESRFITKQRQLMKLQNFDVERYNELKKACYPDPMAPQEHLRT